One genomic region from Anopheles bellator chromosome 2, idAnoBellAS_SP24_06.2, whole genome shotgun sequence encodes:
- the LOC131211091 gene encoding cytochrome c oxidase assembly protein COX20, mitochondrial isoform X1: MAESQLPPAEVDPELDPPKRTSTIFGRDISMIPCFRSSFLYGISFGIGVGFLAFLKTSRPQLSTHIGFGTFMATTLGYWFPCRYAWSKQKFDMAQLQQALQKQALYEGTEKERELEVKLEHA, translated from the exons ATGGCTGAAAGCCAGCTTCCGCCGGCGGAAGTGGACCCTGAATTGGACCCACCGAAGAGA aCTTCTACAATTTTCGGCCGCGATATCAGCATGATACCGTGCTTTCGTAGTAGTTTCCTGTATGGCATCAGCTTCGGCATCGGTGTCGGATTCTTGGCCTTCCTGAAAACGTCTCGGCCACAGCTCTCCACGCATATTGGATTCGGTACGTTCATGGCAACGACGCTCGGTTACTGGTTCCCCTGTCGCTACGCTTGGTCTAAGCAAAAGTTTGACATGGCGCAGCTCCAGCAGGCGCTTCAGAAACAAGCGCTCTACGAGGGCACAGAAAAGGAGCGGGAATTAGAAGTCAAACTAGAGCACGCTTAA
- the LOC131208013 gene encoding ribosome-releasing factor 2, mitochondrial — protein MLCNRLPAVLLPELRAGCRFQCPRPTLIHARSAHGADGGTINESHIRNIGILAHIDAGKTTTTERMLYYSGRTNSLGEVHHGNTVTDFLQQERERGITICSAAVCFDWKEHRINLLDTPGHIDFTMEVEQSLGAVDGTVVILDGSAGVEAQTVTVWGQANRHQLPRLVYVNKMDKASADFNGCLVEMRNKLGAVPVPLEMPIKKDGKLLGVIDLLSSCQVIWDLESKGRSYHTAPITDPDDKSRVRQQLYELIDLLSGMDDNLAQAIIEAESMEKVPLKLLLDALRNCTVKQQIVPVLLGSSYKNVGVQLLMDSVLNFLPASNERNHVYNCFGNDFVGKVFKVTHDKQRGPITMIRAFRGVLKKNSKFFTAAGSTETVQRIYEPLADEYREIDSFSAGNIGLCAGPKATTTGDLVVASSAVLKKALKKLSTDAVETTEEHHLLLSQKLGLQTAVPDAVYFCSIEPPSSGQQTALDNALREIQREDPSLRVRFDEVTGQTVLGGMGQLHLEIVKSRILSEYRIDADLGPLQIAYKEALQEPCRGQWTAEKDIAGSKQYVQIDMTIAPSTVDTVHCVVLDNSSEAQENLKLVRPRQMAYFRKGALAAMQRGPKVGGQMAICALKLHSLTIGKGTADPFIMAAAAQCIKSVLSGAKCRLLEPDMFLEIVTPCQHLAPIMADLSRRRAQIQDVVPRGKESKVLKVNAPLAELADYSTVLRTISSGTASVSMEPNGHSLLNDSEETNALRRSFGLE, from the exons ATGTTGTGCAACCGCCTGCCCGCGGTTCTTCTGCCGGAACTACGAGCAGGTTGCCGTTTTCAGTGTCCACGACCCACCCTTATCCATGCGAGATCTGCTcacggtgccgatggtggcaCGATCAACGAAAGCCACATCCGTAACATCGGCATTCTGGCGCACATCGATGCCGGTAAAACGACAACCACGGAACGCATGCTGTATTACTCCGGGCGAACCAACAGCCTCGGCGAAGTGCACCATGGAAACACCGTGACCGACTTTCTTCAGCAGGAACGCGAGCGTGGCATAACCATTTGCAGTGCGGCCGTTTGTTTCGACTGGAAGGAGCACCGCATAAATCTGCTCGACACCCCAGGGCACATAGACTTTACCATGGAGGTCGAACAATCGCTCGGTGCCGTCGACGGTACGGTGGTCATATTGGACGGTTCGGCGGGTGTGGAAGCACAAACCGTCACCGTTTGGGGTCAAGCGAATCGCCACCAGCTGCCTCGGTTGGTGTACGTAAATAAAATGGACAAGGCTAGTGCCGACTTTAACGGCTGCCTAGTTGAGATGAGGAATAAGCTGGGCGCTGTACCGGTGCCACTGGAAATGCCCATTAAAAAGGATGGCAAACTGTTGG GTGTAATAGATTTACTTTCATCGTGTCAGGTTATTTGGGATTTAGAAAGCAAGGGAAGGTCCTATCATACAGCTCCAATAACCGATCCGGATGACAAAAGCCGTGTGCGACAGCAGCTTTACGAGCTGATAGACTTGCTGTCTGGTATGGATGACAATTTGGCGCAAGCAATAATCGAAGCGGAAAGTATGGAAAAAGTACCATTGAAACTACTTTTAGATGCATTGCGGAACTGCACCGTTAAGCAG CAAATCGTTCCCGTTCTGCTCGGTTCTTCGTACAAAAACGTCGGTGTACAGTTGCTGATGGATAGTGTTTTGAACTTTCTTCCAGCCTCCAACGAACGGAACCATGTTTACAACTGTTTCGG GAATGATTTCGTGGGCAAAGTCTTTAAGGTAACGCACGATAAACAGCGTGGCCCAATCACGATGATACGTGCTTTTCGCGGagttttaaagaaaaattcaAAGTTTTTCACGGCCGCTGGTAGCACGGAGACGGTGCAACGCATTTACGAACCACTGGCCGATGAGTACCGGGAGATTGATTCGTTCAGTGCCGGTAACATTGGGCTGTGTGCCGGTCCGAAGGCAACGACCACTGGCGACTTGGTCGTAGCGAGTTCGGCCGTGCTGAAGAAGGCGCTCAAAAAACTTTCGACGGACGCCGTGGAAACAACGGAAGAGCACCACCTTTTGCTGTCGCAAAAATTGGGTCTTCAAACAGCGGTACCGGATGCTGTATATTTTTGCTCCATCGAGCCACCATCGTCGGGACAGCAGACTGCGCTGGACAATGCGCTCCGCGAAATTCAACGCGAAGATCCGAGTCTGCGAGTGCGATTTGATGAAGTCACTGGCCAGACCGTCCTCGGTGGTATGGGTCAGCTCCATTTAGAGATCGTAAAGTCACGCATTCTATCGGAGTATCGGATAGATGCGGACCTTGGCCCACTGCAAATAGCGTATAAGGAGGCACTACAGGAGCCTTGCCGTGGACAGTGGACGGCAGAGAAAGATATTGCCGGTAGCAAACAGTATGTACAGATTGACATGACAATCGCTCCCAGTACCGTGGACACTGTACACTGTGTCGTGCTGGATAACAGCAGCGAGGCGCAGGAAAACCTCAAACTGGTGCGCCCTAGGCAGATGGCATATTTCCGAAAGGGAGCACTGGCAGCAATGCAGCGAGGACCGAAAGTTGGCGGGCAGATGGCGATTTGCGCACTGAAATTGCACTCGCTGACGATCGGGAAAGGTACGGCCGATCCATTCATTATGGCAGCCGCTGCACAGTGCATCAAAAGTGTGCTTTCGGGCGCGAAATGCAGATTGCTGGAGCCGGATATGTTTCTTGAAATCGTGACACCGTGCCAGCATTTGGCTCCGATCATGGCCGATCTGAGTCGCCGCAGAGCGCAAATACAGGATGTTGTGCCACGTGGAAAGGAAAGCAAAGTGTTGAAAGTTAATGCCCCCTTGGCAGAGTTGGCAGACTATTCGACGGTGCTGCGCACGATAAGCTCCGGTACGGCAAGCGTGTCGATGGAACCAAACGGCCACTCACTGCTTAACGATTCCGAAGAGACGAACGCCCTGAGACGCTCGTTTGGTTTAGAATAA
- the LOC131211091 gene encoding cytochrome c oxidase assembly protein COX20, mitochondrial isoform X2, whose product MAESQLPPAEVDPELDPPKRVSQRTSTIFGRDISMIPCFRSSFLYGISFGIGVGFLAFLKTSRPQLSTHIGFGTFMATTLGYWFPCRYAWSKQKFDMAQLQQALQKQALYEGTEKERELEVKLEHA is encoded by the exons ATGGCTGAAAGCCAGCTTCCGCCGGCGGAAGTGGACCCTGAATTGGACCCACCGAAGAGAGTAAGCCAGAGA aCTTCTACAATTTTCGGCCGCGATATCAGCATGATACCGTGCTTTCGTAGTAGTTTCCTGTATGGCATCAGCTTCGGCATCGGTGTCGGATTCTTGGCCTTCCTGAAAACGTCTCGGCCACAGCTCTCCACGCATATTGGATTCGGTACGTTCATGGCAACGACGCTCGGTTACTGGTTCCCCTGTCGCTACGCTTGGTCTAAGCAAAAGTTTGACATGGCGCAGCTCCAGCAGGCGCTTCAGAAACAAGCGCTCTACGAGGGCACAGAAAAGGAGCGGGAATTAGAAGTCAAACTAGAGCACGCTTAA